In Streptomyces sp. NBC_00704, a genomic segment contains:
- a CDS encoding cysteine hydrolase family protein: MDIAENAALVVVDVQKGFEELEYWGARNNPGADDNIAALVDAWQGSGRPVVFVRHDSEKPGSPLRRGYEGNGFKEYVEERRGKGAGAELFVTKTVNSAFLGTPDLGAWLTAQGISQIVVAGIQTNMCAETTARMGGNLGYDVLFAYDATYTFDLEGPFGWRRGADEIAQASAVSLHGGGFARVVTTKEIVEAAGV, translated from the coding sequence ATGGACATCGCAGAGAACGCAGCGCTGGTGGTCGTCGACGTGCAGAAGGGGTTCGAGGAGCTGGAGTACTGGGGGGCGCGGAACAATCCCGGGGCCGACGACAACATCGCCGCCCTGGTGGACGCGTGGCAGGGGTCGGGGCGGCCGGTCGTGTTCGTGCGGCACGATTCGGAGAAGCCGGGGTCGCCCCTGCGCCGGGGGTACGAGGGGAACGGGTTCAAGGAGTACGTGGAGGAGCGCCGGGGGAAGGGCGCGGGGGCCGAGCTGTTCGTCACGAAGACCGTGAACTCGGCCTTCCTCGGGACGCCCGATCTGGGGGCCTGGCTCACGGCTCAGGGGATCTCGCAGATCGTGGTGGCCGGGATCCAGACGAACATGTGCGCCGAGACGACGGCGCGGATGGGCGGGAACCTCGGGTACGACGTGCTGTTCGCGTACGACGCGACCTACACGTTCGATCTGGAGGGGCCGTTCGGCTGGCGGCGCGGGGCCGACGAGATCGCGCAGGCCTCGGCGGTGTCGCTGCACGGGGGCGGGTTCGCGCGGGTGGTCACCACGAAGGAGATCGTGGAGGCGGCCGGCGTCTGA
- a CDS encoding GlxA family transcriptional regulator, with the protein MKPAYRVALVAFPGIRAFDVSVITEVWGADRTDRGVPAFDLRRVAADTATPIPMRGGLALLPDRPLDWLARADLVLVPGLDDHLTPAPAPVLDALRRAHARGTTLAALCGGAFTLAQAGLLDGRRAITHWHLVDLLRTRHPRVTVVPDALFIEDDNIWTAAGTAAGIDLCLHLVRRSHGAETAAAIARSMVTAPFRTGGQAQFIEHPTPHADRDADALAAVREHALRHLHEPLSVAGLAAHAGMSPRSFARHFTAATGTTPLRWLLDQRVAAAQKLLERTDLPMPEVARRAGFGSEVTMRQHFAARLATSPRAYRAAFSAAPATGSAADSAAGSTSGGSSPIAR; encoded by the coding sequence ATGAAGCCTGCGTACCGGGTCGCCCTCGTCGCCTTCCCAGGCATCCGCGCCTTCGACGTCTCCGTCATCACCGAGGTCTGGGGCGCCGACCGCACCGACCGCGGCGTCCCCGCCTTCGACCTGCGCAGAGTCGCCGCCGACACCGCCACGCCCATCCCGATGCGCGGCGGCCTCGCCCTCCTGCCCGACCGCCCCCTCGACTGGCTCGCCCGCGCCGACCTCGTCCTGGTCCCCGGCCTCGACGACCACCTCACCCCCGCGCCCGCCCCCGTCCTGGACGCCCTCCGCCGCGCCCACGCCCGCGGCACCACCCTGGCCGCGCTCTGCGGCGGCGCGTTCACCCTCGCCCAGGCCGGCCTCCTCGACGGCCGCCGGGCGATCACCCACTGGCACCTCGTCGACCTCCTGCGCACCCGCCACCCCCGGGTCACCGTCGTCCCCGACGCCCTCTTCATCGAGGACGACAACATCTGGACCGCCGCCGGCACGGCGGCCGGCATCGACCTCTGCCTCCACCTGGTCCGCCGCTCCCACGGCGCGGAGACGGCCGCCGCCATCGCCCGCTCGATGGTCACCGCCCCCTTCCGCACCGGCGGCCAGGCCCAGTTCATCGAACACCCCACCCCGCACGCCGACCGGGACGCCGACGCCCTCGCCGCCGTACGCGAACACGCCCTGCGCCACCTGCACGAACCGCTCAGCGTCGCCGGCCTGGCCGCGCACGCCGGCATGTCCCCGCGCAGCTTCGCCCGCCACTTCACCGCGGCGACCGGGACCACCCCCCTGCGCTGGCTCCTCGACCAGCGCGTCGCCGCCGCCCAGAAACTCCTCGAACGCACCGACCTCCCCATGCCCGAGGTCGCCCGCCGCGCCGGGTTCGGCAGCGAGGTCACGATGCGCCAGCACTTCGCAGCGCGCCTCGCCACCAGCCCGCGCGCCTACCGCGCCGCGTTCAGCGCGGCCCCCGCCACCGGCTCCGCTGCGGACTCCGCCGCCGGCTCCACCAGCGGCGGAAGCAGCCCGATCGCGCGATAG
- the trpS gene encoding tryptophan--tRNA ligase — MKRVFSGIKPTGHLTLGNYLGALRQWAEVDQHRADALFCVVDLHALTVEHDPARVRRLSRQAATLLLAAGLDPRLCTVFVQSHVDEHARLSYLLECLATDGEMRRMIQYKEKAARERERGGSVRLSLLTYPVLMAADILAYATDEVPVGDDQTQHVELARDLAVRFNQRYGHTFVVPKATLPAVAARVMNLQEPGSKMGKSDDFGPGIVYLLDEPDVVRKKVMRAVTDSGREVVYDRAGRPGVANLLEILAACTGGDPQALSAGYTSYGSLKKDTADAVVEVLRPLRARHQELCADPGYVERVLRDGAEKARAMARPVVDGAYRAIGLLPPLVEPAAESAAEPVAGAALNAAR, encoded by the coding sequence ATGAAGCGGGTCTTCAGCGGGATCAAGCCGACCGGGCACCTGACGCTGGGGAACTACCTGGGAGCGCTTCGGCAGTGGGCCGAGGTCGACCAGCACCGGGCGGACGCGTTGTTCTGCGTGGTCGATCTGCACGCGCTGACCGTGGAGCACGATCCGGCGCGGGTGCGCCGGCTGAGCCGGCAGGCGGCGACGCTGTTGCTGGCGGCGGGACTGGACCCCCGGCTGTGCACCGTCTTCGTCCAGAGCCATGTGGACGAGCACGCCCGGCTGTCGTACCTGCTGGAGTGCCTGGCCACGGACGGCGAGATGCGGCGGATGATCCAGTACAAGGAGAAGGCCGCGCGGGAGCGGGAGCGCGGGGGCAGCGTCCGGCTCTCGCTGCTGACGTATCCCGTGCTCATGGCGGCGGACATCCTCGCCTACGCGACCGACGAGGTGCCGGTCGGCGACGACCAGACGCAGCACGTGGAACTGGCGCGGGATCTGGCGGTGCGGTTCAACCAGCGGTACGGGCACACGTTCGTCGTGCCGAAGGCCACGCTGCCGGCGGTGGCGGCCCGGGTGATGAACCTTCAGGAGCCGGGGTCGAAGATGGGCAAGAGCGACGACTTCGGGCCCGGCATCGTCTATCTGCTGGACGAGCCCGACGTCGTCCGGAAGAAGGTGATGCGGGCCGTCACCGACAGCGGGCGGGAGGTCGTGTACGACCGTGCCGGGCGGCCCGGGGTCGCGAACCTGCTGGAGATCCTCGCCGCGTGCACGGGCGGTGATCCACAGGCGCTGAGCGCCGGGTACACGTCCTACGGGAGTCTGAAGAAGGACACGGCCGACGCGGTGGTGGAGGTGCTGCGGCCCTTGCGGGCCCGGCACCAGGAGCTGTGCGCCGACCCGGGGTACGTGGAGCGGGTGCTGCGGGACGGGGCCGAGAAGGCGCGGGCCATGGCCCGGCCCGTGGTGGACGGCGCCTATCGCGCGATCGGGCTGCTTCCGCCGCTGGTGGAGCCGGCGGCGGAGTCCGCAGCGGAGCCGGTGGCGGGGGCCGCGCTGAACGCGGCGCGGTAG